A genomic window from Camelina sativa cultivar DH55 chromosome 2, Cs, whole genome shotgun sequence includes:
- the LOC104721412 gene encoding uncharacterized protein LOC104721412 translates to MSSVSCSTASSNGGCRFIFQAKTSIHSPSFIRIGTNYQSDRFCMHRLGLVSGTRKTRGTSIRMALVDERQSTSKDVAEPPRILAYDLVQGALVKWIWKEDKSVPDTPTAVLVHGILGSGKNWGTFARRLAHEFPTWQFLLVDLRCHGDSASLKKRGPHSVATTASDVLKLVGQLRLTPRVLVGHSFGGKVVLSMVEQAAKPLPRPVRAWVLDATPGKVRAGGDGEDHPRELISFLRTLPKVVSSKREVLNALLKEGFSNDVAQWVITNLKPTGPSCSSFSWTFDLDGISQLYQSYEDTNLWNFVENLPRGVHVNFLKAERSLHRWALKDLQRIHAAEELASEEGAGVEMHVLEDAGHWVHTDNPDGLFRILSSSFQVLRT, encoded by the exons ATGTCGTCGGTCTCTTGCTCCACGGCGAGCTCTAACGGCGGATGTAGATTCATATTTCAAGCCAAAACATCTATTCATTCTCCTAGTTTCATCAGAATCGGAACAAATTATCAG AGTGACAGATTCTGTATGCATCGTTTGGGATTGGTAAGTGGAACTCGTAAAACTAGAGGAACATCTATACGTATGGCATTAGTTGATGAGAGACAATCAACTAGCAAAGATGTTGCTGAGCCTCCTCGGATCCTG GCGTATGATCTTGTTCAAGGAGCACTT GTGAAATGGATATGGAAGGAGGACAAGTCTGTTCCAGATACACCCACCGCTGTTCTCGTACATGGAATTCTAGGGAGCGGGAAAAACTGGG GCACTTTCGCCCGAAGATTGGCTCATGAGTTCCCAACTTGGCAG TTTCTCTTGGTAGATCTTCGTTGCCATGGGGATTCAGCATCTCTCAAGAAGAGAGGTCCACATTCTGTTGCTACAACTGCTTCTGATGTTCTAAAACTT GTTGGTCAGTTGAGGTTAACACCTCGGGTCCTTGTTGGTCATAGCTTTGGTGGGAAAG TTGTTTTAAGCATGGTGGAGCAAGCAGCTAAGCCTCTTCCACGACCAGTCCga GCTTGGGTACTGGATGCTACTCCTGGAAAAGTTCGTGCaggaggagatggagaagatcaTCCACGAGAACTTATATCATTTCTACGTACGTTGCCAAAAGTG GTATCGTCAAAGCGTGAGGTTTTAAATGCTCTTCTCAAAGAAGGGTTTTCCAATGATGTTGCACAG TGGGTTATTACCAATCTTAAACCTACTGGACCATCATGCTCTAGCTTCTCGTGGACATTTGACCTGGATGGGATCTCCCAACTTTATCAGTCGTACGAAGACACAAATCTATG GAACTTTGTTGAAAATCTTCCAAGAGGAGTACATGTGAATTTTCTGAAAGCTGAAAGAAGCTTGCACCGTTGGGCCCTCAAAGACCTTCAACGAATCCACGCTGCTGAAGAGCTCGCCTCTGAAGAAGGAGCCGGAGTAGAAATGCATGTCCTGGAAGATGCCGGTCATTGG GTTCACACGGATAATCCAGATGGTCTCTTCAGGATCTTGTCATCTTCTTTCCAAGTTCTCAGAACCTAG
- the LOC104721393 gene encoding cytochrome c-2 encodes MASFNEAPPGNPKAGEKIFRTKCAQCHTVEKGAGHKQGPNLNGLFGRQSGTTPGYSYSAANKSMAVNWEEKTLYDYLLNPKKYIPGTKMVFPGLKKPQDRADLIAYLKEGTA; translated from the exons ATGGCGTCGTTCAATGAAGCACCTCCTGGAAACCCCAAAGCCGGTGAAAAGATCTTCAGAACCAAGTGCGCTCAGTGTCACACCGTCGAAAAAGGCGCCGGTCACAAACAAG GACCTAATTTGAATGGATTGTTTGGAAGACAATCAGGAACAACACCAGGGTATTCATACTCAGCTGCTAACAAAAGCATGGCTGTGAATTGGGAGGAGAAGACTCTTTACGATTACTTGTTGAACCCCAAGAAG TACATTCCTGGAACGAAAATGGTGTTTCCTGGGCTGAAAAAGCCGCAAGATCGTGCCGATCTCATTGCTTACTTGAAGGAAGGTACTGCATAA